In one window of Janthinobacterium sp. 1_2014MBL_MicDiv DNA:
- a CDS encoding serine hydrolase domain-containing protein has protein sequence MNDFPSMKRLALAAACLALAAGVQAAETAGAPLSAAASDPAALKWMVGSPPPADKIIRFDDGSYFTFPQLRWSVSHFRQLMPTVEVSRGLGAPQPLQRALRSDIDSLRFTPLGAKDTMTWEQSLGANYTDGIVVLHRGRIVYERYLGVLKDSGQHGAMSVTKSVMGTMGAALVAEGKLDPGKKVADYIPELGKSAFGDATVRQVLDMTTGLKFSEDYADPNAEVWKHAAAGNPLPKPKDYTGPRSYFEYLQTVQHEGRHGEGFGYRTVNSDVLGWIIARVTGQNVNDYLSEHIWKKLGAEQDAYMSVDSTGTPFAGGGLSAGLRDLARFGEMLRNDGRYNGQQIIPKAAVADIRRGGDKRLFAKGGYDLLKGWSYRDMWWVTHNDHGAYMARGVYGQRIYIDPKAEMVIVRFASTPTAANAANDPTTTPAFEALGRLLLAKPK, from the coding sequence ATGAACGATTTTCCCAGCATGAAACGCCTGGCCCTGGCCGCAGCCTGCCTGGCGCTGGCAGCCGGCGTCCAGGCGGCCGAGACGGCGGGAGCGCCGCTGTCGGCCGCCGCCAGCGATCCGGCAGCGTTGAAATGGATGGTGGGTTCGCCGCCGCCGGCCGACAAGATCATCCGCTTCGACGACGGCAGCTATTTCACTTTCCCGCAGCTGCGCTGGAGCGTCTCGCACTTCCGCCAGCTGATGCCGACGGTGGAGGTGTCGCGCGGCCTGGGCGCGCCGCAGCCCCTGCAGCGCGCGTTGCGCAGCGATATCGACAGCCTGCGCTTCACGCCCCTGGGGGCGAAGGACACGATGACGTGGGAGCAGTCGCTGGGCGCCAATTACACGGATGGCATCGTGGTGCTGCACCGCGGCCGCATCGTGTATGAACGCTACCTGGGCGTGTTGAAGGACAGCGGCCAGCATGGCGCCATGTCGGTGACGAAATCCGTGATGGGCACCATGGGCGCCGCGCTGGTGGCCGAAGGCAAGCTCGATCCCGGCAAGAAAGTGGCCGACTACATACCGGAATTGGGCAAGTCGGCGTTTGGCGACGCCACCGTGCGCCAGGTGCTGGACATGACCACGGGCCTGAAATTCAGCGAAGACTATGCCGATCCGAACGCCGAGGTATGGAAGCATGCGGCGGCCGGCAACCCGCTGCCCAAGCCGAAGGACTACACGGGGCCGCGCAGCTATTTCGAGTACCTGCAAACCGTGCAGCACGAGGGCAGGCATGGCGAGGGCTTCGGCTACCGCACCGTCAATTCCGACGTGCTGGGCTGGATCATCGCGCGCGTCACGGGACAGAACGTCAACGACTACCTGTCCGAACATATCTGGAAGAAGCTGGGTGCCGAGCAGGATGCCTACATGTCTGTCGATTCGACCGGTACGCCGTTCGCCGGTGGCGGCTTGAGCGCGGGCTTGCGCGACCTGGCGCGCTTTGGCGAAATGCTGCGCAACGATGGCCGCTACAACGGCCAGCAAATCATCCCGAAGGCGGCGGTTGCCGACATCCGCCGTGGCGGCGACAAGCGGCTGTTCGCCAAGGGCGGCTACGACTTGCTGAAAGGCTGGAGCTACCGCGACATGTGGTGGGTCACGCATAATGACCACGGCGCCTACATGGCGCGCGGCGTGTATGGACAGCGCATCTACATCGACCCGAAAGCGGAAATGGTGATCGTGCGTTTCGCCTCCACGCCGACGGCGGCCAACGCGGCCAACGACCCGACCACCACGCCGGCCTTCGAAGCGCTGGGCAGGCTGCTGCTGGCCAAGCCGAAATAA
- a CDS encoding NAD(P)/FAD-dependent oxidoreductase yields the protein MHTNNTPHDLAVAGILEQFEGALRASDSTGAARLFEEDGYWRDLVLFTWNLKTLEGREQIAAMLAAQLGAVQPVNIRIADGEHAVEAGGVLQCWITVETGVGRGTGFIRIRDGKVWTLLTTMSELKGFEEARGGRRPMGAEHGARTNRSSWLEHREQEAKELGYARQPYCVIIGGGQGGIALGARLRQLNVPTIIIEKNARPGDSWRKRYKSLCLHDPVWYDHMPYIPFPDNWPVFTPKDKVGDWLEMYTKVMELNYWGSTSCESASFDEAAGEWTVQVLRDGQPVTLKPKQLVLATGMSGKANMPTFKGMDVFQGEQQHSSQHPGPDAYVGKRVVVVGANNSAHDICAALWEAGVDVTMVQRSSTHIVKSDSLMELALGELYSERALAAGMTTAKADLTFASIPYKLLADFQKPVFQAIRERDADFYARLAERGFMLDFGDDDSGLFMKYLRRGSGYYIDVGASELVAEGKIKLKSGVGVQELKAHSIVLSDGTELPADLVVYATGYGSMNGWAADLISPAVANKVGKVWGLGSATTKDPGPWEGEQRNMWKPTQQQALWFHGGNLHQSRHYSQYLSLQLKARMEGLDTPVYGQQEVHHLA from the coding sequence ATGCATACCAATAACACCCCGCACGACCTGGCCGTGGCCGGCATCCTGGAGCAATTCGAAGGCGCGCTGCGCGCCAGCGACAGCACGGGTGCCGCCCGGCTGTTCGAGGAAGACGGCTACTGGCGCGACCTGGTGCTATTTACCTGGAACCTGAAGACCCTGGAAGGCCGCGAGCAGATCGCCGCCATGCTGGCCGCGCAGCTGGGCGCCGTACAGCCCGTGAACATCCGCATCGCCGACGGCGAACATGCGGTGGAGGCCGGCGGCGTGCTGCAATGCTGGATCACGGTGGAAACGGGCGTGGGACGCGGCACGGGCTTCATCCGCATCCGCGACGGCAAGGTCTGGACCCTGCTCACCACCATGAGCGAATTGAAGGGCTTTGAGGAAGCCAGGGGCGGCCGCCGCCCCATGGGCGCCGAACATGGCGCGCGCACGAACCGCAGCAGCTGGCTGGAGCACCGCGAGCAGGAGGCGAAGGAACTCGGTTACGCACGCCAGCCCTACTGCGTCATCATCGGCGGCGGCCAGGGCGGCATCGCGCTCGGCGCGCGCCTGCGCCAGCTCAATGTCCCCACCATCATCATCGAGAAAAACGCCCGTCCCGGCGACAGCTGGCGCAAGCGCTACAAGTCGCTGTGCCTGCACGACCCCGTTTGGTACGACCACATGCCCTACATCCCCTTCCCCGACAACTGGCCCGTCTTCACGCCGAAGGACAAGGTCGGCGACTGGCTGGAAATGTACACCAAGGTGATGGAGCTCAATTACTGGGGCTCGACTTCATGCGAATCGGCCAGCTTCGACGAAGCTGCCGGCGAGTGGACGGTGCAGGTGCTGCGCGACGGCCAGCCCGTCACCCTGAAGCCGAAGCAGCTGGTGCTGGCCACGGGCATGTCGGGCAAGGCGAATATGCCGACATTCAAGGGCATGGACGTGTTCCAGGGCGAGCAGCAGCATTCGTCGCAGCATCCGGGGCCGGACGCGTACGTGGGCAAGAGGGTGGTGGTGGTCGGCGCGAACAATTCCGCGCACGACATCTGCGCCGCCCTGTGGGAAGCGGGCGTGGACGTGACCATGGTGCAGCGCTCGTCGACGCACATCGTCAAGTCCGACTCGCTGATGGAGCTGGCCCTGGGCGAGCTGTATTCGGAACGCGCGCTGGCGGCCGGCATGACGACGGCCAAGGCCGACCTGACGTTTGCCTCGATCCCGTACAAGCTGCTGGCCGACTTCCAGAAGCCCGTCTTCCAGGCCATCCGCGAGCGCGATGCGGACTTCTATGCGCGCCTGGCGGAACGGGGATTCATGCTCGATTTCGGCGACGACGATTCGGGCCTGTTCATGAAATACCTGCGGCGCGGCTCCGGCTACTACATCGACGTGGGCGCCTCGGAACTGGTCGCCGAGGGCAAGATCAAGCTGAAAAGCGGCGTCGGCGTGCAGGAACTGAAAGCGCACTCCATCGTGCTGTCCGACGGCACGGAGCTGCCCGCCGACCTGGTGGTGTACGCCACCGGCTACGGCTCCATGAATGGCTGGGCGGCCGACCTGATCTCGCCCGCAGTGGCGAACAAGGTGGGCAAGGTGTGGGGCCTCGGCTCGGCCACGACGAAGGACCCGGGCCCGTGGGAGGGCGAGCAGCGCAATATGTGGAAACCCACGCAGCAGCAGGCGCTGTGGTTCCACGGTGGCAACCTGCATCAGTCGCGCCACTATTCGCAATACCTGTCGCTGCAGCTGAAGGCGCGCATGGAAGGTCTGGATACGCCCGTGTACGGGCAGCAGGAGGTGCATCACCTGGCGTGA
- a CDS encoding YceI family protein, with protein MKKLLAFIAAAGFSLSAFAAPEVYVIDGSHTFPRFEYTHMGFSTQQSRFNNTTGKVTLDRDAKTGAVEVLIDTKSVDTGSTLFNSHIQGEDFLDTAKYPVATYKSTKFNFDGDKLASVEGNLTLKGVTKPVTLTVTSFTCAPHPMLKKDACGANATAKIKRSEFNAGKYAPAVSDDVTLTFAIEAIKQ; from the coding sequence ATGAAAAAACTGCTCGCTTTTATCGCCGCCGCCGGCTTCTCGCTGTCCGCCTTTGCCGCTCCGGAAGTCTATGTCATCGATGGCAGCCACACCTTCCCCCGTTTCGAGTACACCCACATGGGCTTCTCGACGCAGCAAAGCCGCTTCAACAACACCACCGGCAAGGTCACGCTGGACCGTGACGCCAAGACGGGCGCCGTCGAAGTGCTGATCGACACCAAGTCCGTGGACACGGGTTCGACCTTGTTCAACTCGCACATCCAGGGCGAGGACTTCCTCGATACGGCCAAATACCCCGTCGCCACCTACAAGTCGACCAAGTTCAATTTCGACGGCGACAAACTGGCTTCCGTCGAAGGCAACCTGACCCTGAAAGGCGTGACCAAGCCAGTGACCCTGACCGTCACCTCGTTTACCTGCGCACCGCACCCGATGCTGAAAAAAGACGCCTGCGGCGCCAACGCCACGGCCAAGATCAAGCGCTCGGAATTCAATGCCGGCAAATATGCGCCAGCCGTCAGCGATGACGTGACCCTGACGTTTGCCATCGAAGCGATCAAACAGTAA
- a CDS encoding alginate export family protein, with the protein MATQAMCGRRRAVAVALLGWSAACGAAGQLDPDGLSSMEKEVARRAAVEPAIGADWQVTRSVEAGVQIAGESNLFWKLSNTPARNPDFDFHPYWYEFYAKPALGFKRNLGDGKQLYARVSAVGSGTLRHDPFGAGDTGRISIEEFVAGIRMPLGGAGALIDLSAGAQNFTLGTGMLIANGGSNGFDRGALKLGPRKAFQNSVVAKVSQDAYSAQAFYLDPNENPDNDSGTRVVGVDLSYAPANDRKAGIAYGKVPHSRAAYPQAAPGGIGAPLAVPDGRKDLQFVYGYARVPVLPAVLSKGWFGIDAAREWNTREPLRAWGWRTEGGFSLPDVAWTPKFTLGYQSFSGDDPHTARNERFDPLFFEGTPGAWASGSKATWVFVNSNVNALQATIELHPTPKDTVTAYLAQVRANRMGSPLQFGQATRLDVPGDAPVVIAGVLRPMLANDVFVKYVRVVNPNTYLTLGFSASFAQSGVKQLVNGQARTWTGWLANVVWVY; encoded by the coding sequence ATGGCAACGCAAGCGATGTGCGGGAGGCGGCGTGCTGTCGCCGTGGCCCTGCTGGGATGGAGCGCTGCCTGCGGCGCCGCCGGCCAGCTCGATCCCGATGGCCTGAGCAGCATGGAAAAGGAAGTGGCCCGGCGCGCCGCCGTCGAACCGGCCATCGGCGCCGACTGGCAAGTGACGCGTTCCGTGGAAGCGGGCGTGCAGATCGCTGGCGAAAGCAATTTGTTCTGGAAGCTGTCGAACACGCCGGCGCGCAATCCGGACTTCGATTTCCATCCCTACTGGTACGAGTTCTATGCCAAGCCGGCGCTCGGCTTCAAGCGCAACCTTGGCGACGGCAAGCAGCTGTATGCGCGCGTCTCGGCCGTCGGCTCAGGCACTCTGCGCCACGATCCTTTCGGCGCCGGCGATACGGGCCGCATCTCGATCGAGGAATTCGTCGCCGGCATCCGGATGCCGCTCGGCGGCGCCGGCGCGCTCATCGACCTGTCGGCCGGCGCGCAGAATTTCACGCTCGGCACCGGCATGCTGATCGCCAATGGCGGCTCGAACGGCTTTGACCGCGGGGCGCTGAAACTGGGGCCGCGCAAGGCCTTCCAGAATTCCGTGGTGGCCAAGGTGAGCCAGGATGCCTACAGCGCCCAGGCGTTTTATCTCGACCCGAATGAAAACCCCGACAACGATTCGGGCACGCGCGTGGTGGGCGTCGACCTCAGTTACGCCCCCGCGAACGACCGCAAGGCCGGCATCGCGTATGGCAAGGTGCCGCATTCGCGCGCCGCGTATCCGCAGGCGGCGCCGGGCGGCATCGGCGCGCCGCTGGCGGTGCCTGACGGCCGCAAGGACCTGCAATTCGTGTATGGCTACGCGCGCGTTCCCGTGCTGCCCGCCGTGCTGTCGAAAGGCTGGTTCGGCATCGACGCCGCGCGCGAATGGAATACGCGCGAACCGCTGCGGGCCTGGGGCTGGCGCACGGAAGGGGGCTTTTCGCTGCCCGACGTGGCATGGACACCGAAGTTCACCCTGGGCTACCAGAGCTTTTCCGGCGACGATCCGCACACGGCGCGCAACGAGCGCTTCGATCCGCTGTTCTTCGAAGGCACGCCTGGCGCCTGGGCCTCGGGCAGCAAGGCCACCTGGGTCTTCGTCAACTCCAACGTGAATGCCTTGCAGGCGACGATCGAGTTGCACCCGACACCGAAGGACACCGTGACCGCTTACCTGGCCCAGGTGCGCGCCAACCGGATGGGCAGTCCGCTGCAGTTCGGCCAGGCCACGCGCCTCGACGTGCCGGGTGATGCGCCGGTGGTGATAGCGGGCGTGCTGCGTCCCATGCTGGCCAACGATGTCTTCGTCAAGTACGTGCGCGTCGTCAATCCGAATACCTACCTGACCCTGGGTTTCAGCGCCTCGTTCGCGCAGTCCGGCGTCAAGCAGCTGGTGAACGGCCAGGCCAGGACCTGGACGGGCTGGCTGGCGAATGTCGTATGGGTGTATTAA
- a CDS encoding CHASE2 domain-containing protein: METSQPDHPRPPLRRRLLWPFSQLGSAFKLTGTHLLHHVIGASLIASLMLALEGFHVLEWLDAAMLRASAEQAPLLHKGRDPGAAYRPGIIEIDQPAFEQVFDEREPLERARLEQLLASVAQRGARVLAIDLDLAPAVYEQHKAGERPLDRLLDRLAADGRQLVLILPEQSDQNANLPWIRARCAAGVHFASPRIRERMGAVTRIELKSPVLAAVAFELAHGMRQQEQNQPMPAALSEQKEGYRLAGRVCQLARRTGSEKELARWAFEPVIHGDAKDAAEQNAVTAPFHPTAMAPAFLDPTRAGVRLVDGKAGVARDAPRKQVLFIGASYDVRDRYTTAEGEQAGLHLHAAAYTSLGIGTADVNKYVVFAADIVIGVLLGCLFGGLWTLYGRAELAIDERMADHDFSRLHRMGTLLEFYGIRLILVLVWASPFAIGALAIYLSRGLLEQGWWVNPGPLIAGMFLHAMSLRDEAHHPHEEVPGLSVWAQLRRTHPGIVLVQAPLAVLLLVVAVI, translated from the coding sequence GTGGAAACCAGCCAGCCAGACCACCCGCGCCCGCCGCTCCGGCGGCGCCTGCTGTGGCCATTTTCCCAGCTCGGTTCGGCGTTCAAGCTGACGGGCACGCACTTGCTGCACCACGTGATCGGCGCCAGCCTGATCGCCTCGCTGATGCTGGCGCTGGAAGGCTTCCACGTGCTCGAATGGCTCGATGCGGCCATGCTGCGCGCCAGCGCGGAACAGGCGCCGCTGCTGCACAAGGGCCGCGATCCCGGCGCCGCCTACCGGCCCGGCATCATCGAAATCGACCAGCCCGCGTTTGAACAGGTATTCGACGAGCGCGAACCGCTGGAGCGGGCGCGCCTGGAGCAGTTGCTGGCCAGCGTGGCGCAGCGCGGCGCGCGCGTGCTGGCCATCGACCTGGACCTGGCGCCGGCCGTCTACGAGCAGCACAAGGCAGGCGAGCGGCCGCTGGACCGCCTGCTCGACCGGCTGGCCGCCGATGGCCGGCAGCTGGTGCTGATCCTGCCCGAGCAATCGGACCAGAATGCGAACCTGCCGTGGATACGCGCGCGCTGCGCGGCCGGCGTGCATTTCGCCAGTCCGCGTATCCGCGAACGCATGGGCGCCGTCACGCGCATCGAACTGAAAAGTCCCGTGCTGGCGGCTGTGGCCTTCGAACTGGCGCACGGCATGCGCCAGCAGGAGCAGAACCAGCCCATGCCGGCCGCGCTGTCCGAGCAAAAGGAAGGCTACCGCCTGGCCGGCCGCGTGTGCCAGCTGGCGCGGCGCACGGGCAGCGAAAAGGAGTTGGCGCGCTGGGCCTTCGAACCGGTCATCCACGGCGACGCCAAGGATGCGGCCGAACAGAATGCCGTCACCGCGCCATTCCATCCGACCGCCATGGCGCCCGCGTTCCTCGACCCCACGCGCGCCGGCGTGCGGCTCGTCGACGGCAAGGCCGGCGTGGCGCGGGACGCGCCGCGCAAGCAGGTGCTGTTCATCGGCGCCAGCTACGACGTGCGCGACCGCTATACGACTGCGGAAGGCGAGCAGGCCGGCCTGCACCTGCACGCGGCCGCCTACACCTCGCTGGGCATCGGCACGGCCGACGTGAACAAATACGTGGTGTTCGCGGCCGACATCGTGATCGGCGTGCTGCTGGGCTGCCTGTTCGGCGGCTTGTGGACCCTGTATGGCCGGGCCGAACTGGCCATCGACGAGCGCATGGCCGACCACGACTTCAGCCGCCTGCACCGCATGGGCACCTTGCTGGAATTTTATGGCATCCGCCTGATACTGGTGCTGGTGTGGGCTTCGCCGTTTGCCATCGGCGCGCTGGCAATCTATCTGTCGCGCGGCTTGCTCGAGCAGGGCTGGTGGGTCAACCCCGGGCCGCTCATCGCCGGCATGTTCCTGCACGCGATGTCGCTGCGCGACGAAGCGCACCACCCGCACGAGGAAGTGCCGGGCCTGTCCGTCTGGGCCCAGCTGCGCCGCACGCACCCCGGCATCGTGCTGGTGCAGGCGCCGCTGGCGGTGCTGCTGTTGGTGGTGGCCGTGATCTAG
- a CDS encoding sigma-54-dependent Fis family transcriptional regulator — protein sequence MPYVRQTSHIERVRDLIAGRIVNPGADTARLASSYRRSLDEYRLDPASTTGPRILTAAELRAIQQSEEGFLRSTGHCLPRLHAMVREAGYCVILANARGVTIDYVVDTHQRKDFKKAGLYPGSCWSEDEEGTCGIASVLLDREAITVHKTDHFRAAFTGLTCSAAPIFSPHGELIGVLDASALTSPDARDSQRLVKQLVRQSATLIEDGFFIKSYAHCCILLAHRNRHFVEVQPEMLIAVDEHGDIVAANRCARDLIAGLDTLPRPVGEVLEVRAERLFDARAGHNLLSLRLAGGSAWLHARVRAPLRQGSLRTRARREAPATQDVVAHTALELAERTRIVNAMSAAKWRPLQAAAMLGVSRATLYRRIKQLKIVPPHRQ from the coding sequence ATGCCTTACGTCCGCCAGACCAGTCATATCGAGCGGGTGCGCGACCTGATCGCCGGCCGGATCGTCAATCCTGGCGCTGACACGGCCAGGCTGGCCTCCTCGTACCGCCGTTCGCTCGACGAGTACCGGCTCGATCCCGCCTCGACGACGGGGCCGCGCATCCTGACGGCCGCCGAACTGCGCGCCATCCAGCAATCCGAGGAAGGCTTCCTGCGCTCCACGGGCCACTGCCTGCCGCGCCTGCACGCCATGGTGCGCGAAGCCGGCTACTGCGTCATCCTGGCCAATGCGCGCGGCGTGACGATCGATTACGTGGTCGACACGCACCAGCGCAAGGATTTCAAGAAGGCGGGCCTGTATCCCGGCTCATGCTGGTCGGAAGACGAGGAAGGCACGTGCGGCATCGCGTCCGTGCTGCTCGACCGCGAAGCCATCACCGTGCACAAGACCGACCATTTCCGCGCCGCGTTCACGGGACTGACCTGCAGCGCCGCACCGATCTTTTCGCCGCACGGGGAATTGATCGGCGTGCTCGATGCCTCGGCGCTGACTTCCCCCGACGCGCGCGACAGCCAGCGCCTGGTCAAGCAGCTGGTGCGCCAGAGCGCCACCCTGATCGAGGACGGTTTTTTCATCAAGTCCTACGCCCATTGCTGCATCCTGCTGGCGCACCGCAACCGCCACTTCGTGGAAGTGCAGCCCGAGATGCTGATCGCCGTCGATGAGCATGGCGACATCGTTGCCGCCAACCGCTGCGCGCGCGACCTCATCGCCGGCCTGGACACCCTGCCCCGTCCCGTCGGCGAGGTGCTCGAAGTGCGCGCCGAGCGCCTGTTCGACGCACGCGCGGGACACAACCTGCTGTCGCTGCGCCTGGCTGGCGGCAGTGCATGGCTGCATGCGCGCGTGCGCGCGCCGCTGCGCCAGGGCAGCCTGCGCACGCGCGCCAGACGCGAGGCGCCGGCAACGCAAGACGTGGTGGCGCACACGGCGCTGGAACTGGCCGAGCGCACGCGCATCGTCAACGCCATGAGCGCCGCCAAATGGCGCCCGCTGCAGGCGGCGGCCATGCTGGGCGTCTCGCGCGCCACCCTGTACCGGCGCATCAAGCAGCTGAAAATCGTGCCGCCGCACCGGCAATAG
- a CDS encoding GFA family protein, giving the protein MLSGGCLCGDVRYEAGTGAFHESACHCSMCRRASGAPFVAWFSVPRANLRWLQGQAQSYASSVHGKRSFCPRCGTQLTFEDKRYPDEVDLTTCSLDEPERLPPQSHIHTASQVAWVRLADGLPRYQASRDAG; this is encoded by the coding sequence ATGCTGAGCGGAGGATGTTTATGCGGCGACGTGCGCTACGAAGCGGGCACGGGCGCCTTCCATGAAAGTGCCTGCCATTGCTCGATGTGCCGCCGCGCCTCGGGCGCGCCGTTTGTCGCCTGGTTCAGCGTGCCGCGCGCGAACTTGCGCTGGCTGCAGGGGCAGGCCCAGTCGTATGCTTCCAGCGTGCATGGCAAGCGCAGCTTCTGTCCGCGCTGCGGCACGCAGCTGACGTTCGAAGATAAGCGCTACCCGGACGAGGTCGACCTGACCACTTGCAGCCTCGACGAACCGGAGCGGCTGCCGCCGCAAAGCCATATCCATACCGCCTCGCAAGTGGCGTGGGTCAGGCTGGCCGATGGATTGCCGCGCTATCAGGCGTCGCGCGACGCCGGCTAA
- a CDS encoding sigma-70 family RNA polymerase sigma factor, whose product MLERYYQELLRLISRSTGCRDKAQDVVQEAYARILARKTAPGAPALRAGMAPDSGQRALLYVTAKNIAIDEQRLHQRRPHDDIDADHLQLRAPRADEPEQRLHDRQTMERLLAIIDALPPRCRQAFALYKFDGLSQIEIAAQMGISVNMVEKHIINGMLACKKGLPDRVTGKDSA is encoded by the coding sequence GTGCTTGAACGCTATTACCAGGAATTGCTGCGCCTGATTTCGCGCTCCACGGGCTGCCGCGACAAGGCGCAGGACGTGGTGCAGGAAGCCTATGCCCGCATCCTGGCGCGCAAGACGGCCCCGGGCGCACCGGCGCTGCGCGCCGGCATGGCGCCCGACAGCGGCCAGCGCGCCCTGCTCTACGTGACGGCAAAAAACATCGCCATCGACGAGCAGCGCCTGCACCAGCGCCGGCCGCATGACGATATCGACGCAGACCACTTGCAGCTGCGCGCGCCGCGCGCCGACGAGCCCGAGCAACGGCTGCACGACCGGCAAACCATGGAGCGTCTGCTGGCCATCATCGATGCCTTGCCGCCGCGCTGCCGCCAGGCCTTCGCGCTGTACAAATTCGATGGCCTGAGCCAGATCGAGATCGCCGCCCAGATGGGCATCTCCGTCAACATGGTGGAAAAACATATTATCAACGGCATGCTCGCCTGTAAAAAAGGCTTGCCCGACCGCGTGACTGGAAAAGACAGCGCATGA
- a CDS encoding FecR family protein — protein sequence MTQTTPTADEIDFQAAQWLLRHDDGLAAHELAALRQWLQADARHQQAWDALVRTDALLAGLPAQRVAAFSQPARPAPAPASLLRRLTGLRLAASSLPRGALAGGCLLLCGLLAWPLAGHLQRPGFQHDYSTARGQFATQILPDGSRIELDSGSAVDVALYRDRRSVRLLRGQAMFHVHADAARPFQVLAGTATATVLGTHFSVRHVGADTQVSVAQGSVRVEGDSGAPAAVLQAGDTVTVTPQGMKALARVSAQAVGNWRTGRLDFEDATLAEALAEFERYGDSGLVLDDPALADLRLNGSFDALQPAQFAAALPLALPVRLRRDGGKLHIVAR from the coding sequence ATGACACAGACCACTCCCACGGCAGACGAAATCGACTTCCAGGCCGCCCAATGGCTGCTGCGCCACGATGACGGCCTGGCCGCGCACGAACTGGCGGCGCTGCGGCAATGGCTGCAGGCCGACGCGCGCCACCAGCAGGCCTGGGACGCCCTGGTCCGCACCGATGCCCTGCTGGCCGGCCTGCCCGCACAGCGCGTGGCCGCCTTCAGCCAGCCCGCCCGGCCCGCGCCGGCGCCGGCATCTCTGCTGCGGCGCCTCACCGGCTTGCGCCTGGCCGCCAGCAGCCTGCCGCGCGGCGCGCTGGCCGGCGGCTGCCTGCTGCTGTGCGGCTTGCTGGCGTGGCCGCTGGCCGGCCATTTGCAGCGGCCCGGTTTCCAGCATGACTACAGCACGGCGCGCGGCCAGTTCGCCACGCAAATCCTGCCCGACGGCAGCCGCATCGAACTCGATAGCGGCAGCGCCGTCGACGTGGCCCTGTACCGCGACCGGCGCAGCGTGCGCCTGCTGCGCGGCCAGGCCATGTTCCATGTGCACGCCGATGCGGCGCGCCCGTTCCAGGTGCTGGCCGGCACCGCCACGGCGACCGTACTGGGCACGCATTTTTCCGTGCGCCACGTGGGTGCCGACACGCAGGTCAGCGTGGCGCAGGGCAGCGTGCGCGTGGAAGGTGACAGCGGCGCGCCAGCCGCCGTGCTGCAGGCGGGCGACACGGTCACCGTCACGCCGCAGGGCATGAAAGCGCTGGCCAGGGTCAGCGCGCAAGCCGTGGGCAACTGGCGTACAGGGCGCCTCGATTTCGAGGACGCCACCCTGGCCGAGGCACTGGCCGAATTCGAGCGCTATGGCGATTCGGGCCTCGTGCTCGACGACCCGGCGCTGGCGGACCTGCGCCTGAATGGCAGCTTCGACGCGCTGCAGCCGGCGCAATTTGCCGCCGCCCTGCCGCTGGCCCTGCCCGTGCGCCTGCGGCGTGATGGCGGCAAGCTGCATATCGTCGCCCGCTGA